A part of Rhopalosiphum maidis isolate BTI-1 chromosome 3, ASM367621v3, whole genome shotgun sequence genomic DNA contains:
- the LOC113559640 gene encoding ATP-dependent RNA helicase vasa-like, whose translation MSDGSWDDESGFSNQRGRGRGGCRGGRGRGSFNRNNDFDSNSQGEDGWGNSGGGGGGGDWPGDNDGGSRGRGGRGRGRGGRGGSRMDRNNGDEEGGDFGDDQQPPVSDKPRPTYVPPEIDENDEYGIGVGSNFDKYENIQVKVSGDSVPKHIESFKSSGLREVLIEKLVKCNYTTPTPIQKYAIPIIISGRDMMATAQTGSGKTAAFVLPIVHTLLSNSQDLVFDRNYCEPQCVIMSPTRELAIQIRDVVYKLTQGTCIRQSILYGGTATGYQRNTLANGIHILVATPGRLNDFVGRGYVSFKSLRFFVLDEADRMLDMGFKPDIEKILNHETMVDIHTRQTLLFSATLADDIQMLSEAYLKPNYVFVAVGEIGGACKDVKQEIREVSKFEKKKELIKVLESLGDCQGTMVFVEQKRNADFIAAFLSEKDYPTTSIHGDREQPEREQALRDFKNNKMKILVATAVAARGLDIKGVNCVINFDMPSSIDEYVHRIGRTGRLGNSGRAVSFYDSSSDNNLSSELVRILKQAEQEVPSFLDGRGFYGGNSYGGSSNACNDVRQTSQPAAAAAAAEDEW comes from the exons ATGTCTGACGGTAGTTGGGATGATGAGTCTGGTTTTTCGAACCAAAGAGGCCGTGGTCGTGGTGGTTGCCGAGGAGGTAGAGGAAGAGGAAgctttaatagaaataatgattttgaCTCTAATTCACAAGGTGAAGATGGTTGGGGTAatagtggtggtggtggtggtggtggtgattGGCCTGGTGACAACGATGGTGGATCACGTGGCCGTGGTGGACGGGGTAGAGGAAGAGGAGGTAGAGGAGGAAGCAGAATGGATAGAAATAATGGTGACGAGGAAGGTGGTGATTTTGGTGATGACCAGCAACCACCAGTTTCTGATAAACCTAGACCAACATATGTACCTCCAGAAATTGATGAAAATGATGAATATGGAATTGGTGTTGGAAGCAATTtcgataaatatgaaaatattcaagtaaaaGTTAGTGGTGATTCTGTCCCCAAACATATTGAATCCTTTAAGAGTTCAGGTTTGCGTGAAGTATTAATAGAAAAGTTGGTCAAATGCAATTATACAACACCTACGCCAATTCAGAAGTATGCTATTCCTATTATCATTAGTGGACGAGACATGATGGCTACTGCCCAAACTGGTTCTGGTAAAACT GCCGCATTTGTTTTGCCAATTGTGCATACTTTACTCTCTAACTCACAAGATTTAGTTTTTGATCGGAATTACTGTGAACCTCAATGTGTTATTATGTCACCAACTAGAGAGTTAGCCATACAAATTCGTGatgttgtatataaattgaCGCAAGGAACTTGTATTAGACAATCAATTCTCTATGGCGGAACTGCAACAGGATATCAGAGGAATACACTTGCT AACGGTATCCATATATTAGTTGCAACACCTGGACGTTTGAATGATTTTGTGGGTCGAGGATACGTATCATTTAAGTCTTTAAGGTTCTTTGTGTTAGATGAAGCTGATAGAATGTTGGATATGGGTTTCAAACcagatattgaaaaaatattgaaccaCGAAACAATGGTGGATAtt caTACTAGACAAACACTTTTATTTTCTGCTACGTTGGCAGATGATATTCAAATGTTATCTGAAGCTTATTTAAAGCCAAACTATGTGTTTGTCGCGGTGGGTGAAATTGGAGGTGCTTGTAAAGATGTTAAACAAGAAATAAGAGAGGTCTCCAAGTtcgaaaaaaagaaagaactAATTAAAGTTTTGGAATCCTTAg gggATTGTCAAGGAACCATGGTTTTTGTAGAACAGAAAAGAAATGCCGACTTCATCGCTgcatttttaagtgaaaaagATTATCCTACTACTAGTATTCACGGCGATCGTGAACAACCAGAGAGAGAACAAGCATTaagagattttaaaaataataaaatgaaaatattggtTGCTACTGCAGTTGCTGCTAGAGGCCTAG ATATAAAAGGTGttaattgtgttataaattttgatatgcCCAGCTCTATTGATGAGTATGTGCATCGAATTGGCCGAACAGGAAGATTGGGGAATTCTGGTAGAGCTGTTTCATTTTATGACAGTAGCAGTGACAATAACTTATCATCAGAGCTTGTTAGGATTCTAAAACAG GCTGAACAGGAAGTGCCATCATTTTTAGATGGTAGAGGTTTCTATGGAGGAAATTCTTATGGTGGAAGTAGCAATGCTTGCAACGATGTCAGACAGACTTCG caacctgctgctgctgctgctgctgctgagGATGAATGGTGA